DNA sequence from the Gemmatimonadales bacterium genome:
CTAGTCACGAAGGGCGACGCCGGATCGTTCGGAATGGTGTTGCGGTTGACGGTAATGCCCGCGTGCTCGAGCGCCGTTTCAGCCGCCTTACCCGTGATGTTGCGGCTGCGAACGTCGACCAGCATGACATGAGAATCGGTTCCGTCGGCGATGATCCGGAAGCCCCGATCCATCAGGCCGGCCGCCAGCCGCTGCGCATTGGCAACCACCTGCGCAGCATAGAGACGGAACTCCGGCAGCTGCGCTTCACCGAACGAGACGGCCTTGGCGGCAATCACATGTTCGAGCGGACCGCCCTGCGTTCCCGGAAACACCGAGCGATCGATCGCGCGCCCCAGGTCCGCCCGAGCCAGAATCAGCCCGCCTCGCGGCCCGCGCAGCGTCTTGTGGGTCGTCGTCGTGACGATCTGCGCGTGCGGTACCGGCGAGGGATAGGCACCACCGGCTACGAGACCGGCGAAGTGCGCCATGTCGACCAGCAGCTTGGCACCGACCTCGTCGGCGATGGCCCGAAATCCGGCAAAGTCGATGATCCGCGAGTAAGCGCTGCCCCCGCAGATGATCAGCTTGGGCCGCTCCCGGAGCGCAATGGCCCGCACCTCATCGAGCTCGATCAGGCCACTGTCGACGTTGACACCGTAGTGCACGGCCCGCCAGATGGTTCCACTGTGATTGACATTGTGCCCGTGCGACAGGTGCCCGCCGTGGGACAACGACATCCCGAGCAGGGTCTCGCCCGGCGGGAGCACCGCCATGAATGCCGCAAAATTGGCCTGCGCCCCCGAGTGCGGCTGGACGTTGGCATACTCGGCGCCAAACAGCGCCTTGGCCCGGTCGATGGCCAGCTGCTCGACCTGGTCGATGACCTGATTGCCGCCGTAGTAGCGCTTGCCCGGATATCCCTCGGAATACTTGTTGGTGAGTGGCGTGCCCATCGCATCGATCACTGCCCGCGAAGCAAAGTTCTCGCTTGCGATCAGTTCGAGCCCCTCCCGCTGTCGGGTCAGCTCGCGATCAACCAGGGCCGCCACCACCGGATCGGCAACGCGCAGCGATGCCGCATGATTGTACGTCATTCGTTCTCCACTTCGATCTTGGCAACCCGGCGCTCGTGGCGGCCGCCTTCGAAAGGCGTCTCAAGCCAGGTGCGCAGAATTTCGAGTCCCTGATCCTCGGTCACGAACCGCGCGGGGAGGACCAGGACATTGGCATCATTGTGTTCACGAGCCAGGGCCGCAATGTCCGGCGCCCAGGCAACGGCGGCCCGCACCCCGTGGTGCCGATTGGCCGCGTACGACATCCCGAGCCCGGTTCCACAGAGCAGCACACCGCGCTTGGCGTTGCCTCGCGCCACCCGGTCCGCCACGACATGCGCATAGTCGGGATAGTCGGTCGAGTCGGTCGAATGTGTCCCGACATCCTCCGGCGCATATCCGAGGCGCTTCAACTCCTCGACAATGCGCTCTTTCAGCGCAAAACCGGCGTGATCGGCCCCGATCGGAATCGTCTCAGCCATCGGCGTGCCTCAGTACGCGTAGAAGCCCTGTTTGGACTTGCGGCCCAGGTGACCCGCCGCCACCATCCGGCGCAGCAAGGGACAGGGTCGGTACTTCGGATCGCCCAACCCCTTGTGCATCACCTCGAGAATGGCCAGGCACACGTCGAGTCCGATGAAGTCCGCCAGCGCGAGCGGGCCCATCGGGTGCGCCATGCCCAGCTTCATCACCGTATCAACGGACTCGGGCGTCGCCACGCCCTCCATCACCGTGTAGATCGCCTCGTTGATCATCGGCATCAGGATCCGATTGGCCACGAAGCCCGGGTAGTCCTGCACCTCGACCGGCGTCTTGCCCAGCGCCGTCGAGATCTCCAGCACTGTCGAAGTAGTCTCGTCGCTCGTCGCATGACCGCGAATCACTTCGACCAGCTGCATGACCGGCACCGGATTCATGAAATGCATCCCGATGACATTCTGGGGACGCCGGGTCCGGGCCGCGATCTCGGTGATGGAAATCGAACTGGTGTTGGTCGCCAGAATGGCGTCGGCAGCCGCGATCCGATCGAGCGATTCGAAGATCGAGAACTTGAGCGGCGGTTGCTCCGTGGCCGCCTCGATGATGATATTCGCCGAGGCCGCGCCTTCGAGGGCCGTCGCGGTCTGGATTCTGCCAAGGATCTGTGGAGGCGCGTCGCTTGGAATAGCGCCCTTCTTGGCCTGTCGATCGAGATTGGCCTGAATCGTGGTCCGGGCGCGATCGAGCGCCTGCTGAGACACATCGATCAGGGTCACACTCCAGCCATATTGTGCAAACACGTGGGCGATGCCGTTACCCATCGTCCCCGCGCCGATCACTGCCGCCTGCTTCATGATGCCTCCCGAAAGTCACGCCACCGAACCACAAACAGGATTCCCACCGTCAACGCCACGGTCGCCAGCACTCCACCTTCCGGACCGAAGCGCCCTCCGGTGACCCACGCGGGGTCGCCGGGCACAAAATCGATCCACGGAATCTCGAACGGCAAACCGCTGACCGGCGCGGCAAGCGCCGCGAGAGCGGCATTCCAGCCAAGATGCGCGCCGGTCGCCGTCCAAATACCACCCCGCGCGAAAAACGTAAGCCCGAGGAGCACCCCGGCAAGGGCAATGTTGCCAAGGGCCAGCAGCGTCACACTCGGATTGGCCCGATGCGCGACGGCAAACAGCGCCGCCGTCACCACAATAGCCCCAGCGCGCCCGATGCCACGTGCCATCCCCGCCACCGCCACGCCGCGGAACGCCAACTCTTCCATGAACGCAGCCGGCAAGAGCACCAGCGTGAGCAACCCCACTCGGCCCAGGTACGACCCGAAGCTGCCACCATCGGGCACCCATCCCGACCCCGCTCCGAGGCTCAGCACCAGGGCCCCGATACCGACCAGCGCACCTACCGCAAACCCTTTTCCGAGCCCTTTCGCACCTTCTCGCGCCGGCACGAAGCCAAGCGTTCGCCAGTCGAGTCGGAGTGCTTTCCTCCCGATCAGCCACGTCAGCCCGCCGAAGACAATGAGCCCGACGGTGGTCTGAATCACGGCCGCACCGCTGAAGCCTACGGCGCCCGCGGGCAGCTGCTCGAGCAAGAGCCAGTAGACGGTCGCTCCGAGCAGCCCGGTCGTGCTGTACCCTACCAGTATAAAACCGAGCGACCAGGCAACGGCCCCGAGCCGGGACCGCGCACTGGTCGCTCGCAGATCCACGAAGGTCAGACCGCTTCGACCGAAAGCGCGACGGCGTTGCCTCCACCAAGACAGAGCGTGGCGAGGCCCGTGACAGCCCCGCGCGACTTCATCGCATAGAGGAGGGTGGTGAGGACTCGCGCGCCGCTGGCGCCGATCGGATGCCCCAGTGCAATCGCACCGCCGTGCACATTGACCCGATCCCAATCCCAGCCCAACGCCCGACCATCGGCCAGCGCCTGGACCGCGAACGCCTCGTTGGCCTCGATCAGGCCATAGTCACCAATCGTGGTACCCGTCTTCTTCATCAGGTTCTGGACCGCGAAGATCGGCGCGAAGAAGAGGTCCTTGGGTTCGCCGCCGCCGGTCGCATATCCGGTGATCCGGGCCAGCGGCGTCAGACCATGCGCCTTGGCGAAGGCCAGCGAGGCGACCACGAGCGCCGACGAACCGTCATTGAGACCCGGCGCGTTGCCGGCCGTGACGCTGCCCTCTTTGTCGAACGACGGCCGGAGCTTGGCCAGCGACTCGACCGAGGTATCCTTGCGAGGCGACTCATCGGTGTCGACCGTCGTGCTGCCACCCTTGATGGGCACCGACACCGGCACGATCTCCGCGGCGAAGACGCCCGCTTCGATCGACGCAACTGCCTTGCGATGGCTCTCGAAGGCGTAGCGATCCTGATCGGCTCGCGAAACTTCGGCCTTCTTGGCGGTGTACTCGGCCAGGTTGCCCATGTGGACATTGCCGAATGAATCCCAGAGCCCGTCGTGAATCATGCCGTCCACCATGGTCTGGTTGCCGGCCTTGATACCGCCACGCATGCCATAGACATAGTGGGGAGACGACGACATCGACTCCATCCCACCGGCAACGACGAGCTGGCTGTCGCCGGCTTTGATCGACTGAGCGGCCAGCATTACCGCCTTGAGGCCGGAGCCGCAGACCTTGTTGATGGTCAAGGCGGGAATGACGCCGTTCAGGCCGGCCTTGATCATCGCCTGGCGACCGGTGGCCTGCCCCGAGCCACCCTGCAGCACGTGGCCCATGATGACCTCGTCGATGGCGCCCGCGTCGACCCCCGCCCGGTGGACCGCTTCCTTGATGGCGATGGCGCCGAGCGACGGCGCGTTGAACGATGACAGGCCGCCAAGGTACTTCCCGATCGGGGTACGGCAGGCCGAGAGGATTACAGGCGTCGTTGCGTCAGACATGGGACTCTCGAAGTCGAGGAAAGTTCAGCCCAGAAGATAGACAACCGGCGGGGTGGTCTGAAGGGGCCAAGCTGCGCTGTCAGCGAAGCGAGGCGGCCTCTCCCGTCAGTCGCCCGATGGCGGCTCGGGCCTCGGCGGCCCAGGCATCGTCGGCCGACCAGAGCCGGAGAAACCGGCTGTACGAGGCAACGGCATCCTCCCGCTGTCCGGCTGCCTCGAGCGCCCGGCCCAAGAGCAGCTGTGTGACCGACATCACCCCGAAATCAGACTCGAATCCGTAGCGGAGCCGGAGCAGCCCGAGTTCGCGGGTGGCAGGCCGCATGGCCAGGACCGTCGCGAGTTCGAGTCGGGCAGCCACCGAAAGGAAAGGCGGGATGGTCCCGGAGGCGCTCTCGAGCGCACTGCTCAGCAATCGAATCCCACCCAATGTGTCGCCCCTCGCGAGCAAGACCCGGCCCTTGGCCGCAGTCACCAGCGATCGGACCGGTCCGGCCACGGCAACCGTGTCCCGGGCCAGCAGGCTGTCGGCGAGGCGACCCGCCAGGCTCAGGTCGCCGCGGACCAGTGCCACCTGGATGACCGCGTGGACCTGAAACGGATTGACTCGATTGGCGGCGAGCACTCGGCTGGCGACATCCCCGCCATAGCCGGGAGGGGCGATCCCGAGAGTAATCGGGTGCAACAACGCCGAGAGCCGCAGATCCTGGCTGATGCCCTGCAGGGAGTCGGCAACGGCGCGGGCCTGCTCGAAGCGCCCGAGCCCGGCGGCCATCACGCTGCGCGCGAGCGTCTGCTCCGCCGGCGAGCCGCCGGACCCCGAGAAGGCATGCTGCACCAGAGCCCAGACCCGCTCCGCATCCCCATCTGGGGCCAGTTCCGCAGCATGGATTGCCGCCTGGTACGCACCGCGTCTGCTCCCGATCAGTGCAATCGCCGTTGAATCGAGCCCGCGCCGCCCCCAGCCGATGTCTGCCGCCGTCCGGTAGGCGCGTGCCTCGTCCTCAGACCCCGCCCGTCGCATCACTTCGATGTATCGGTCGAGCAAGGCGCTGTCACGGTAGGCAATCGCCATCTCGGCCGGGTGGAGGGCCGCCGGCGTCAGCGAGGAGTCGAGCGCAATGACCCGGTCGAACGGCGCTCGGATCTCTTCGGGGGGCCTGGGATCGACCGCGCGGTTGTGGTAATAGGTTTCGCCCAGGACGAACCAACCCTCGACGTCATCCGGATACTGCGCCACATAGCGGCGAGCAGAGTCCCCGGCCGCGCGGTTGCCCCGAGAAAACAAGCTGTAGGTCGCCACCAGCGAACGCTCCCGCGGCGGCAGCCGATCCGCAAATCGCCGAGCCGCGTCGCTCGCCTCGACCGCCTTCGGCGACCCATAGCCGCCGACCCAGCCAATCGACGAACTGAGCCGCAGATACGCCAGACTGAAGGTCGAGTCGAGCTCGACCGCACGCTGAAAGGCCAGCTGCGCCGAATCCCAGGCCGACCGGCGGTAGAGTCGTTCGCCGTCCAGGAAGGAACGCATCGCCTCCATCGAGTTGGTGGTGATGCCGCTGACCCGAAGCGATGGTACCGGCTCGTTGGACTGCCAGATACCGCGCACCAGGTCGGCACTGAGGCGGTCGACCAGAACCAGCACGCTGTCCGACGCCCCGTCGACCTGGGCCTTCGCCAGCTCGGTGCCATCGAGCCCATGGAGCGCAGCCGCGATGCGAACCCGGTTGCCAGTGCTCACGAGACTGCCCGTCAGCACGCTGTTGGCGTTGACTGCCCGCGCCAGGCTGCGACCGGCATCCGGGTCTGCCGGGTTGCCCCGCCGACGCCATTGCGCCAGCACGAGCCGCGGTTCGACGACCCGAATACCTCCAACCGTGTTGAGGTTGGCCGACAGCAGGTCGACCATGCCTTCACCCAGGGTTTCCACCCCAGGTCCCGACGTCGTGAACGGCGCCACCGCAATGACCTCGGCCTCTTTGCGCACCAAGGCAATTGGCTCGCGCGGCCAGAACACCAGGGCCAGGAGACTGATCACGAAGGCAGCGGAAAAGAACGCCACTGCGCCGAGCAGGCGACGCTGCTTGGTCAGGACAGCCTGCCCTCCGCCGCCTGACCGAACGAGATCCTCCGCGAACGCCATGATCGTGGGATAGCGCTCGGCCGGATCGCTCGCCAGCGCACGAGCGACCACGGGGTCGGCGTCAGGGGGCACCGTTCGCACCAGCTTGGTGAGTTTGGGTCGCGGCCCCGTCAGACTCTGCGCCAGCGCGGCTTGCACCGTCGGCCCCGAGAACGGCACCTCGCCGCTCACCATCTCATAGAAGACCGCCGCCAGGCTGTACTGATCGGTTCGAGCGTCGAGTTCGGAAGCGGTCGCCTGCTCAGGGCTCATATACCCAGGCGTCCCGACGGCAAAACCCAGCCCGGTATGACGCTTGCCTTGCTGCGCGATGCCCACGGCTCGCGCAATCCCGAAGTCGGCCAGCATCGCATGGCCGCCGGTCAACAGGATGTTCTCGGGTTTGATGTCGCGGTGGACCAGACCCTGCCCATGGGCGTAGGCCAGTGCACTGGCAATCTCGCGGGTCAGTTCGACCGCTTCGTCGAAGGGAATCTGCTTGTCGCGATCGAGTCGATTCCGCAACGACTCGCCCTCGACGAAGGGCATCACGAAATCGAAGATCCCGCCAGCAACTCCCGAGTCGTAGAGCGGCACGATGTGGGGGTGCTGGAGCCGGGCCGACAGCTCGATCTCGTGGAAGAACCGATCGGCCCCCATGGTGGCCGCCAGCTCCGGACGGAAGACCTTGATGGCAACCGGGCGGTCATGCTTGAGGTCGCGCGCCAGGAAGACGGTCGCCATCCCGCCTTCCCCGATCTGACGCTCGATCTGATACCGATCGCCCAGCCCGGCACGGAGCTGCTGCTCGACGTTCATGGCGCTCCTCGGGCTCGGGACCCGGCGACCTAAGGAACCAGACGCCGGCGGGCGATGTCGTCCACCAGACGGGTCCGGAACGCATCCAGCGGCATCACGTCCTGCTTGGACCCCGCCCCGCGGGTCCGCACCGCCACCGTCCCGGCCTCGGCCTCCCGCTGGCCGACCACGGCCAGGTACGGCACTTTGGCCACTTCACCGGCCCGGACGCGATAGTTGAGCGTATCGTTGCCGGCGTCGAGGGTCGCACGGATCCCCGCCTGGCGCAACACTTTGGTGACCTGCGCGGCCGCATCCCGCTGGGTATCCGAGATCGGCAAGACCCGAACCTGTTCCGGCGCGAGCCAGAGAGGAAACGCTCCCGCAAAGTGCTCGATCAGAATGGCCATGAACCGCTCGAACGACCCGCTCACGGCGCGGTGAATCACCACCGGACGGTGGGCCTGGTTGTCCTCGCCCACGTAGGTCAGGTCGAACCGTTCCGGCGCAGCGTAGTCGAGCTGGATCGTGCCCAGCTGCCAGGTGCGTCCAATCGAATCCTCGACATGAAAGTCGATCTTCGGTCCGTAAAAGGCGCCATCGCCCGGATTGATCTGATAGGCATGACCGGTCGACTCGAGTGCACTGCGAAGCGCCCCTTCGGCCTTGTCCCACAACTCGTCCGACCCGATCCGTTCTGCGGGCCGGGTGGAGAATTTGAGCTGCGCGGTCAGGCCGAAGGTCTGGTAATAGCCCAGGATCAGCCGAGTCAGCCGCTGCACTTCGTCGCGGATCTGGTCCTCGGTCAGGAAGATGTGGCAGTCGTCCTGTTGAAACTGACGCACGCGCGTCAACCCCGACAACGCACCCGAGACCTCGTTCCGGTGCAGCACATCGTAGGTGCAATACCGGATCGGAAGCTCGCGGTACGAGTGCTTCTTCGATCCGTACAGCAGATAATGCGACGGGCAGTTCATCGGTTTGAGCGAGATGTCATGCTCGCCCGTCTCGCTGTCGAGCACCAGGAACATGTTCTCCTTGTACTTGCCCCAGTGCCCTGACATTTCCCAGAGCGCCTTGTTGAAAAGGAGCGGGGTTTTGACTTCCTGATAGTCGTCCCGCTGCAGCTCGCGCAGGTAGTCGTTGAGGACGTTGATCATCGTGGTGCCGCGATCGGTCCAGAACGCAGCCCCAGGTGCGAACGGATGGAACAGAAAGAGATCGAGTTCGCGACCGACACGTCGATGGTCGCGCTTCCGGGCTTCCTCCAGCCGGTGGAGGTATCCCTCGAGATCATCTTTCTTGAACCACGCCGTACCGTAGATCCGCTGCAGCATCTGGCGCTTCTCGTCGCCACGCCAGTAGGCGCCGGCCGTCGAGAGCAGCTTGAAGTGCTTGAGGCGGGAGGTCGAGGGTACGTGCGGCCCGCGGCAGAGGTCGACGAACGGGCCGTCGGTATAGACGGTAATCGTCTCGTCCGCGCCCAGCTCCGCGATCCGCTCCAGTTTGAGCGGATCGTCGGCAAAGCGTCGCCCCGCTTCCTCCCGGCCCACCACTTCTCGGACGAACGGATAATCCTTGGCGGCGATGTCGCGCATCACCGTTTCGATCCGGTCGAGATCATCGGGGGTAAACGGGCGGGGTACTTCGAAGTCGTAGTAGAAGCCGTCATCGATCGCGGGACCGAACCCGATCCCGGCCTTCGGAAAGATGGTCCGAACGGCGGTTGCCAGCACATGCGCAGCCGAATGGCGCAACAGACCGAGCGCATCAGGATCGCGATCGGTCATGATCGACACTGAGGCATCCGTCTCGATCGGCCGTTCGAGATCCCGAATCTCGCCGTCGACGCGAACCGCCAGCGCCGCTTTGGCGAGCCCCGGGCCAATCTGGCGGGCAAGGTCGAGACCTGACGAACCGCTGGGCAACTCCCGGACACTGCCATCGGGCAGGGTCAATCGAACCACACTCATGGGGCAGACTCCATCGCGACCGGGCGCACTATCACGGGCGTGGCGGGCGCGAACCAAAAGAACAGGGCCAAACCGGCCGCAATGAGCACCCCGAGGAAGAACAGGCGGACGAGCGGTCGTTTAGCCATGGATTGCTTCGTGAAAAGTCCCGAAACGTATTAAGTTAACTGTATGCCGCAGCGACGTATACGTCCCGAGACCGGGGCCAGCCTCCTCCCAACCATCCTGACCGGCCTCGGGATCGGATTGGCCATCGGCCTCCTGGCCGGCGAAGTGTTGGCCGGACGGGGGCGCAAGGCCCTGATTCCGTGGCGGCGCAAGCCCCCCGCCCCGCCCTCGACGGCGATCCTGACGAACCGGGTGCGCCAGAAACTCGAAGCCCTGCTGGGCGCCGAGGCCAGCGGCCTCACCCTGGTTGCCGTCGGACGCAACGGCATCGAGTTGCATGGCTGGGTGGCATCTCGCTCGAGCCGCAGCCGGGCCATCCGCGCCATCCGCGAGTTGCTCGGTGGTGACCTCACCCTGGTCGACCGCCTGCTGGTCTGGGGTGAGGACGATACTCCGCTGCCGCCCCGTACGCCCCCCACTCGACCCACCATCGTTCGGGACGAAGAGCCCGAGGTTGCATGACCGAGCCGTTGGCACCGCAGTACGACCCGAAAACCGTCGAAGCCCCTCTGTACCGGTGGTGGCAGGACCGCCACCTGTTCACACCGCGCGGCGACCGTTCCCCCTACGTCATCATGATGCCGCCACCCAACGTGACGGCGCAACTGCACATGGGGCATGGGCTCAATCTGAGCGTCCAGGACGTCATGGTCCGCTTCGAGCGGATGCGCGGCCGGGACGCCCTCTGGATGCCGGGAACCGATCACGCCGGAATCGCCACGCAGAACGTGGTCGAGAAGCTGCTCGCCAAGGAGGGCAAGACCCGATTCGACGTGGGCCGGGAAGCCTTCATCAAGCGAGTCGAAGCGTTCGTGGCCGAGACCGGCTCGACCATCCTGGAGCAGATTCGGAGCCTGGGCGCCAGCTGCGACTGGGAGCACACCTACTACACGCTGAGCCCCGAGCTGTCGTCGGCGGTGCGCGAAGTCTTCGTGTCGCTCTATGAAAAGGGCCTGATCTACCGCGGCAAGTACATCATCAACTGGTGCCCGCGCTGCCTCACGGCCCTCTCGAACGAAGAAGCGGAGAAAGAAGAAGTTGACGGGCAAATCTGGCGGCTGCGCTACCCGCTGGCCGACGGTTCGGGGCATATCATTGTCGCCACGACCCGCCCCGAAACGATGCTGGGCGACACCGCGGTTGCCGTGCATCCCGATGACGAGCGCTACGCCGGCCTGATCGGAACGAGGATTCGTCTGCCCGTGGTCGATCGTCTGGTGCCGCTCGTGGCCGACGCCGCGGTCGACCCGGCGTTCGGCACGGGCGCCGTCAAGCTGACCCCGGCCCACGATCCGCTCGACTTCGAGATCGCGTCGCGGCAGGCCCTGCCGGCCATCGACGTGATGACGCCCGATGCGCGGATCAACGACGCCGCCCCCGAACGGTTCCGGGGCCTCGATCGCTTCGACGCCCGGAAGCGCGTCGTCGCCGAGTTCGACGCCGCCGGTCTGCTCGACAAGGTCGAGCCCCATCGCCATGCGGTCGGACATTGCTACCGATGCGATACGGTCGTCGAACCACGCCTGTCCGATCAGTGGTTCGTCAAAATGGCGCCGCTCGCCAAGCCGGCGCTCGAAGCCTATCGCGATGGGACTTTGACCTTCGTGCCCGAACGCCGCGGCGTCGAGTACGCGCTCTGGATGGAGAACATCCGGGACTGGTGTATCTCGCGGCAGATCTGGTGGGGACACCGGATTCCGGTCTGGTACTGCGAGAACGGCAGCTGCGGAGCCATGACGGCGAGTCGCGTCGACCTGACCTCCTGCCCGACCTGCGGCGGTGCCGTTCGTCAGGACGAGGACGTGCTCGACACCTGGTTCTCCTCGCAGCTGGTGCCGTTTACCTCGCTCGGCTGGCCGGACGACAGCGCCAGCCTGAGCCGGTACTATCCCGGTCACGCACTCGTCACCGCACCCGAGATCCTGTTCTTCTGGGTCGCACGGATGATCATGTCGGGGCTCGAGTTCAAAGGCCAGGTGCCGTTTACCACGATCTACCTGCACGGCACCGTCCGCGACACTCAGCATCGCAAGATGTCGAAGTCGCTGGGCAATGGCATCGATCCGCTCGACGTGGTCGAGCAGTACGGCGCCGACGCGCTCCGTTTTACCGTGATCGGCGGCCTCGCGGTTGGTACGGACGTGATCCTCGACCCCGCC
Encoded proteins:
- a CDS encoding valine--tRNA ligase: MTEPLAPQYDPKTVEAPLYRWWQDRHLFTPRGDRSPYVIMMPPPNVTAQLHMGHGLNLSVQDVMVRFERMRGRDALWMPGTDHAGIATQNVVEKLLAKEGKTRFDVGREAFIKRVEAFVAETGSTILEQIRSLGASCDWEHTYYTLSPELSSAVREVFVSLYEKGLIYRGKYIINWCPRCLTALSNEEAEKEEVDGQIWRLRYPLADGSGHIIVATTRPETMLGDTAVAVHPDDERYAGLIGTRIRLPVVDRLVPLVADAAVDPAFGTGAVKLTPAHDPLDFEIASRQALPAIDVMTPDARINDAAPERFRGLDRFDARKRVVAEFDAAGLLDKVEPHRHAVGHCYRCDTVVEPRLSDQWFVKMAPLAKPALEAYRDGTLTFVPERRGVEYALWMENIRDWCISRQIWWGHRIPVWYCENGSCGAMTASRVDLTSCPTCGGAVRQDEDVLDTWFSSQLVPFTSLGWPDDSASLSRYYPGHALVTAPEILFFWVARMIMSGLEFKGQVPFTTIYLHGTVRDTQHRKMSKSLGNGIDPLDVVEQYGADALRFTVIGGLAVGTDVILDPADLESSFSTGRNFANKLWNVGRFLLSNLDGGVRPIGGSAANAVSRDELSVADRWILARAEATVREATDGYERLRLNDAANAIYRFLWNDLADWYLEAIKPRLYGDQPGGDVARAVAVRVFDQALRLLHPVMPFITETLWQRLPGRTGDESLMVAAWPSPDPADTDPVALSEFGAAQDVITAIRSIRAEYQVPPGQTVRAALTRCGPVVTAAFASLGPMMHRLAKASEITLAGEDSGNGAAAAHAVLTDGSSVTVPLGDLVDTAKECARLGQEAARLTQAIGALEQKLGNEQFVSRAPAAVVQKEREKLASWQDQRAVLDDKRTRLGCPS